The genomic window TCCGGACGGCTCGGCGGCGCGGAGATGGGCCGCCGCGAGTGGTATCTGGAGGGTCGCGTCCCGCTGCACACGCTGCGGGCCGATGTCGACTACGGGGAGTCGACCGCCCAGACGACGGTCGGCGCCATCGGCGTCAAGGTGTGGGTCTACAAGGGCGACGTGATCCCATCGCTCGCCGCCAGTCGCGAGAAGATCGCCGCCGAGGCCCGGCTGGCGGCGGGCGGTCCCGCCGAGCGCCGCAAGTCTGTCAAGGCGCGCGCCGAAGCGGCCGCCGGAGGCGGCAAGCGGATCATCGAGGCCGGTGGCGGCCGCAGGCTCGTCGAGGCGGGCGGCGGCAAGCGCCGTGAGGGCGGCGGCCGCAGGATCATCGAGGCCGGCGGGGGCAAGCGTCCGACGCCCCAGGACGCCGAAGCAGCGTTCGAGGAGGCGATCGAGGAGCTCGACGAGACGCTCGAGGTCGTGACGCAGACCGGAGAGACCGGCGAGGCCAAAGCAGCATCAGCAGCAGCAGCTCCGGCCGGCGAGGCGCCGGGCGCCGAGGCGCCGGGCGTTGCCGGCGAGACGCCGGCCGCTCCGGTCGAGTCACCTGGGGTGGACACCGAAGAGGCGGCCGCCTCGCAGGCGGGAGCCGAACCGGCGGAAGACTCGGTCCCGCAACCCGAAGATGAGGCGGCGCCCGACGCAGAGGCGGCGCCCGACGCAGAGGCAGCGCCCGACGCAGAGGCAGCGCCCGACGCAGAGAGCGCCGGCACCGGCGATCCCGACGAGGAGAACGCCTGATGTTGATGCCGAAGCGGACGAAGTACCGCAAGACCCACAAGGGCAGGATGAGCGGTTTCGCCAAGGGCGGAACCCGTGTCTCGTTCGGAGAGTACGGGCTGCAGGCTCTCGAACCGGGGTGGATAACCGCCCGCCAGATCGAGGCCGCCCGTATCGCCATGACCCGCTCGATCAAGCGCGGTGGCAAGGTGTGGATCACGATCTTCCCGGACAAGCCGATCACCGAGAAG from Acidimicrobiia bacterium includes these protein-coding regions:
- the rpsC gene encoding 30S ribosomal protein S3; protein product: MGQKIHPYGLRLGIVTDWKSRWYSEKDYARQVIEDSAIRDYLYGELKRGAVSRIDVERIGDKKVQIDVHTARPGVVIGRSGSEAERLRTGLEKLTNRLVKFNVIEVQNPELDAKLLSRSVADQLEGRVAFRRAMKRAVSTALKAGAEGVRVQASGRLGGAEMGRREWYLEGRVPLHTLRADVDYGESTAQTTVGAIGVKVWVYKGDVIPSLAASREKIAAEARLAAGGPAERRKSVKARAEAAAGGGKRIIEAGGGRRLVEAGGGKRREGGGRRIIEAGGGKRPTPQDAEAAFEEAIEELDETLEVVTQTGETGEAKAASAAAAPAGEAPGAEAPGVAGETPAAPVESPGVDTEEAAASQAGAEPAEDSVPQPEDEAAPDAEAAPDAEAAPDAEAAPDAESAGTGDPDEENA
- the rplP gene encoding 50S ribosomal protein L16; translation: MLMPKRTKYRKTHKGRMSGFAKGGTRVSFGEYGLQALEPGWITARQIEAARIAMTRSIKRGGKVWITIFPDKPITEKPAETRMGSGKGSPEYWVAVVRPGRIMFEMAGVDEGLAREAMRLAGHKLPVRTKFVTREDV